A window from Dysidea avara chromosome 2, odDysAvar1.4, whole genome shotgun sequence encodes these proteins:
- the LOC136247587 gene encoding uncharacterized protein, protein MATTRGDPTAVSTSTVIDALNGDEESSGASESEYENASDANSSRMEDTTEQGMDQGIESEQGSELASSSSSSVPSLLSVLRAPRLSDLTRKRKTQTNYGKRKKTCTSSSASSDPKGVKPQDRVKKFPDEQLSVSAGKLFCKACREELSLKSSSLSNHLKSQKHKDGKRRLQKKEATEQDIAKKLVSYNKETHAVGETLTENTQVFRVKVVSTFLRAGIPLNKLDIFRELFEENGYRLTDKRNMFDLIPFIQKHETDVISEEIKGKDVSVVFDGTTRLGEALAIVLRYVDDGWNINQRLVRLQVVVKSLTGEELARELISVLSVQYSIGTQQLLAAMKDRASVNETALRTLKIIYPSLLSVGCFSHTIDRVGEHFSTPNLSEFITSWVSLFSHSPKTRILWRDQTGKAMATYSATRWWSRWEVIEQVSVQFGDVFPFLRRDDLGSTATTAKLITHFTDPQRKALLEVELAAIIDWGRPFVKATYSLEGDGPLALDCYEKIETVKAAINTAHTPNLEAVARRLSSSADKCLLQRVFPTSRSRGSTSASQSLQQRIVHYGYTCVQPGLDYFEKHFNSNLDTLMAFKAARLFSPPKLNDLQPNADAVNGLKHFPFLNSKPILDGLKEELPSYLAKVVDIDTNIDVLQWWKQNESVLPCWAAAARKILLVQPSSAASERVFSLLKSSFNPQQQSSLVDYIEASLMLQYNARCTS, encoded by the coding sequence ATGGCGACTACACGAGGTGATCCTACTGCAGTAAGCACTAGTACTGTGATAGATGCGCTGAATGGTGACGAAGAATCGTCAGGAGCGAGTGAATCTGAATATGAGAATGCCAGTGACGCTAATTCGAGCAGGATGGAGGACACGACAGAGCAAGGAATGGACCAAGGGATAGAGAGTGAGCAAGGAAGCGAACTTGCGTCTAGTAGTTCATCCTCTGTGCCTAGTTTGTTAAGCGTTCTTCGGGCTCCTCGGTTATCTGATCTAACAAGAAAGAGAAAGACACAAACTAATTACGGAAAACGTAAAAAAACTTGTACTTCTTCATCTGCTAGTTCAGACCCAAAGGGTGTTAAGCCCCAGGATCGAGTAAAGAAATTTCCTGATGAGCAGCTAAGTGTTTCTGCAGGTAAATTGTTCTGCAAAGCCTGCAGAGAAGAGTTGAGTTTGAAGAGTTCTAGTCTTTCAAACCATTTGAAGTCCCAAAAGCATAAAGATGGTAAGAGAAGGCTACAAAAGAAAGAGGCTACTGAACAAGATATTGCAAAGAAATTGGTGAGTTACAATAAAGAAACTCATGCTGTCGGAGAAACTCTAACAGAAAACACTCAAGTTTTTCGTGTCAAGGTTGTCTCAACTTTTCTCCGTGCTGGTATTCCTCTGAATAAGTTGGATATATTTAGAGAACTGTTTGAAGAGAATGGTTATCGACTTACTGACAAACGCAACATGTTTGATTTAATTCCTTTCATTCAAAAACATGAAACTGATGTCATTTCTGAGGAAATTAAAGGAAAGGATGTCTCCGTTGTGTTTGATGGCACTACCCGTTTGGGTGAAGCGTTAGCTATTGTACTTCGTTATGTCGATGATGGATGGAATATTAATCAGAGGCTGGTTCGTCTACAAGTTGTGGTAAAGAGTTTGACTGGTGAAGAGCTTGCAAGAGAGTTAATATCTGTGTTGTCAGTTCAATACAGCATCGGAACACAGCAGTTACTGGCTGCCATGAAAGATCGTGCATCTGTTAATGAAACAGCTCTTCGAACATTGAAAATTATTTATCCCAGTCTTCTAAGTGTTGGTTGCTTTTCACACACTATTGACCGTGTTGGGGAACACTTTTCAACTCCAAACCTATCTGAATTCATAACATCCTGGGTAAGTTTATTTTCTCACAGTCCAAAGACCAGAATTTTGTGGCGTGATCAAACAGGGAAGGCAATGGCCACCTACAGTGCAACTCGGTGGTGGAGCCGCTGGGAAGTTATCGAACAAGTTTCTGTCCAGTTCGGTGATGTCTTTCCTTTTTTACGTAGAGACGATCTTGGGTCAACGGCAACAACAGCAAAGTTAATCACACATTTTACAGATCCCCAAAGGAAAGCTTTACTGGAAGTTGAGCTTGCTGCCATAATTGACTGGGGAAGACCATTTGTTAAAGCAACCTATTCCCTGGAAGGAGATGGTCCTTTGGCATTGGATTGCTATGAGAAAATTGAAACGGTTAAGGCTGCAATCAACACTGCACATACTCCTAATCTTGAAGCAGTTGCACGAAGATTGTCCTCAAGTGCTGACAAATGTTTGCTGCAAAGGGTCTTTCCCACTTCACGTTCCAGAGGATCAACTTCTGCAAGTCAGTCATTGCAGCAACGGATCGTTCATTACGGCTATACATGTGTACAACCTGGCCTCGATTATTTTGAGAAGCACTTTAACTCAAATCTAGACACACTGATGGCTTTCAAAGCTGCTAGGCTCTTTTCACCGCCCAAATTAAATGATCTGCAACCGAATGCAGATGCAGTAAATGGCTTAAAACATTTTCCTTTTCTGAATTCAAAACCGATTCTTGATGGACTTAAAGAAGAGCTTCCATCCTACCTTGCTAAAGTGGTGGACATTGATACAAACATTGATGTTCTACAATGGTGGAAACAAAATGAATCGGTCTTACCATGCTGGGCAGCTGCTGCACGTAAAATTTTACTTGTACAACCTTCATCTGCAGCATCAGAAAGAGTATTTTCTTTATTGAAGTCTTCATTCAATCCACAACAACAGAGCTCATTGGTAGACTATATTGAAGCATCATTAATGTTGCAATATAATGCACGCTGCACATCTTAG